From Phyllopteryx taeniolatus isolate TA_2022b chromosome 18, UOR_Ptae_1.2, whole genome shotgun sequence, the proteins below share one genomic window:
- the LOC133468315 gene encoding solute carrier family 35 member F1-like isoform X1, giving the protein MALLYSLLWRLLLFLLHGRALVSWLRVRLRSWKGRLWERAIATLLLPMALAGFPDHRRKSNHNPDANGTAGNGNCAPNRRHRWLNDGRSLEKLPSHIGLLVTEEEPSYTDIANLVVWCMAVGISYVSIYDNHGIFRKNNSRLLEVIVMQQQHLLGTEGSKYNVEFLSDCADKHHDNVVSCRPTAKVLSPEDGKQSIVQAAQQLCRSVENKERSSKDITVSMLDALLREANHLPDPEMVVKFGPVDSTLGFLPWHIRLTEFIDLLVTLALGQVLSLLICAIGLTSKYLADDFHASTPVFQSFLSYIMLFLVYTTTLAVRQGEGNLLAILKQRWWKYMVLGLIDIEANYLILKAYQYTTLPSVQLLDCFVIPVVLLLSWFFLLVRYKAVHIAGTVLCLLAIGCTVGADVLLGRQQSLGEQKLFGDLLVLGGATLYGISNVCEEFIVKNLSRVEFLGMMGLFGSFFSGIQLAIMEHKELLKVPWDWQIGLLYVAFSAFMFSLYSLMPLVMKKTSATWINLSLLTAHLYSLLCGLFLFHYRFSCLYLLSFFIVILGLVVYSSASTYVVQDPRVYKQFRNTVDHRTSDPLQPSHRVSEPSVAYSSLSPESGEEPTLCVI; this is encoded by the exons ATGGCGCTGTTGTACAGCTTATTGTGGCGGCTCTTGCTGTTTCTGCTTCACGGCAGAGCGCTCGTCTCCTGGCTCCGTGTCCGTCTGCGGAGCTGGAAGGGGCGGCTGTGGGAGCGGGCAATAGCCACATTACTACTCCCAATGGCCCTAGCTGGCTTCCCGGACCACCGGAGGAAGTCAAACCATAACCCCGACGCTAATGGCACGGCCGGAAATGGAAACTGCGCTCCCAATCGCCGACACCGGTGGCTGAACGACGGCCGGTCTTTAGAGAAGTTGCCGAGCCACATCGGCCTGTTAGTTACGGAAGAGGAGCCCAGCTACACGGACATCGCCAACCTGGTAGTGTGGTGTATGGCTGTTGGTATATCCTATGTCAGCATCTATGATAATCACG gTATTTTCAGGAAGAACAACTCCCGTCTGCTGGAGGTGATAGTGATGCAACAACAGCATCTGCTAGGTACAGAGGGATCCAAATATAATGTGGAGTTCCTGAGTGATTGCGCCGACAAACACCATGATAATG tgGTGTCATGCAGGCCCACAGCGAAGGTGCTGTCTCCGGAAGACGGAAAGCAGAGTATTGTTCAGGCTGCACAGCAACTCTGTCGCTCTGTGGAAAATAAAGAGAGGAGCTCCAAAGACATCACCGTCTCCATGCTGGACGCACTGCTCAGAG AGGCAAATCATCTTCCAGATCCAGAGATGGTGGTGAAGTTTGGACCTGTTGACAGCACTCTGGGCTTCCTCCCCTGGCACATCAGACTCACTGAATTCat AGACCTGCTGGTGACATTGGCCTTAGGTCAGGTCCTGTCCTTGTTGATCTGTGCCATCGGCCTGACTAGCAAGTACTTGGCTGATGACTTCCACGCCAGCACACCAGTGTTCCAGAGCTTTCTCAGCTACATCATGCTGTTTCTGGTCTACACCACCACGCTGGCAGTCAGGCAAG GTGAAGGAAACTTGTTGGCCATTTTGAAGCAGCGCTGGTGGAAGTACATGGTTTTAGGTTTGATAGACATCGAGGCCAACTACCTGATACTAAAAGCCTACCAATACACCACACTGCCCAGTGTACag CTGTTAGACTGCTTTGTCATCCCAGTGGTCCTGCTGCTGTCCTGGTTCTTTCTATTGGTGAGGTACAAGGCCGTCCACATTGCAGGCACAGTATTGTGTCTCTTGGCTATCGGGTGCACGGTGGGGGCTGACGTCCTACTTGGCCGGCAGCAGAGCCTCG GGGAACAAAAGCTGTTTGGTGATCTGTTAGTTTTGGGAGGAGCCACTTTGTACGGGATCTCCAACGTTTGTGAGGAGTTCATAGTGAAGAACCTGAGTCGCGTGGAGTTCCTGGGCATGATGGGTCTCTTTGGTTCGTTTTTCAGTGGCATCCAACT GGCCATAATGGAACACAAAGAACTGCTGAAGGTTCCCTGGGACTGGCAGATAG GTCTTCTCTATGTGGCCTTCAGCGCCTTCATGTTCAGCCTGTACAGCTTGATGCCGCTGGTAATGAAGAAGACGAGTGCCACCTGGATCAACCTCTCTCTGCTCACAGCTCACCTATACAGTCTCCTCTGTGGCCTCTTCCTCTTTCATTACAGG TTTTCTTGCCTCTATTTGTTGTCGTTCTTCATCGTTATCTTGGGCCTGGTGGTTTATTCCTCTGCATCCACCTATGTGGTTCAGGACCCCCGAGTCTACAAGCAGTTCAGGAACACAGTCGACCATCGTACCAGTGACCCACTCCAGCCCAGTCACAGAGTCTCGGAGCCTTCAGTAGCATACAGCAGTTTGAGCCCAGAGTCGGGGGAGGAACCTACTTTATGTGTAATTTAA
- the LOC133468315 gene encoding solute carrier family 35 member F1-like isoform X2: MQQQHLLGTEGSKYNVEFLSDCADKHHDNVVSCRPTAKVLSPEDGKQSIVQAAQQLCRSVENKERSSKDITVSMLDALLREANHLPDPEMVVKFGPVDSTLGFLPWHIRLTEFIDLLVTLALGQVLSLLICAIGLTSKYLADDFHASTPVFQSFLSYIMLFLVYTTTLAVRQGEGNLLAILKQRWWKYMVLGLIDIEANYLILKAYQYTTLPSVQLLDCFVIPVVLLLSWFFLLVRYKAVHIAGTVLCLLAIGCTVGADVLLGRQQSLGEQKLFGDLLVLGGATLYGISNVCEEFIVKNLSRVEFLGMMGLFGSFFSGIQLAIMEHKELLKVPWDWQIGLLYVAFSAFMFSLYSLMPLVMKKTSATWINLSLLTAHLYSLLCGLFLFHYRFSCLYLLSFFIVILGLVVYSSASTYVVQDPRVYKQFRNTVDHRTSDPLQPSHRVSEPSVAYSSLSPESGEEPTLCVI, translated from the exons ATGCAACAACAGCATCTGCTAGGTACAGAGGGATCCAAATATAATGTGGAGTTCCTGAGTGATTGCGCCGACAAACACCATGATAATG tgGTGTCATGCAGGCCCACAGCGAAGGTGCTGTCTCCGGAAGACGGAAAGCAGAGTATTGTTCAGGCTGCACAGCAACTCTGTCGCTCTGTGGAAAATAAAGAGAGGAGCTCCAAAGACATCACCGTCTCCATGCTGGACGCACTGCTCAGAG AGGCAAATCATCTTCCAGATCCAGAGATGGTGGTGAAGTTTGGACCTGTTGACAGCACTCTGGGCTTCCTCCCCTGGCACATCAGACTCACTGAATTCat AGACCTGCTGGTGACATTGGCCTTAGGTCAGGTCCTGTCCTTGTTGATCTGTGCCATCGGCCTGACTAGCAAGTACTTGGCTGATGACTTCCACGCCAGCACACCAGTGTTCCAGAGCTTTCTCAGCTACATCATGCTGTTTCTGGTCTACACCACCACGCTGGCAGTCAGGCAAG GTGAAGGAAACTTGTTGGCCATTTTGAAGCAGCGCTGGTGGAAGTACATGGTTTTAGGTTTGATAGACATCGAGGCCAACTACCTGATACTAAAAGCCTACCAATACACCACACTGCCCAGTGTACag CTGTTAGACTGCTTTGTCATCCCAGTGGTCCTGCTGCTGTCCTGGTTCTTTCTATTGGTGAGGTACAAGGCCGTCCACATTGCAGGCACAGTATTGTGTCTCTTGGCTATCGGGTGCACGGTGGGGGCTGACGTCCTACTTGGCCGGCAGCAGAGCCTCG GGGAACAAAAGCTGTTTGGTGATCTGTTAGTTTTGGGAGGAGCCACTTTGTACGGGATCTCCAACGTTTGTGAGGAGTTCATAGTGAAGAACCTGAGTCGCGTGGAGTTCCTGGGCATGATGGGTCTCTTTGGTTCGTTTTTCAGTGGCATCCAACT GGCCATAATGGAACACAAAGAACTGCTGAAGGTTCCCTGGGACTGGCAGATAG GTCTTCTCTATGTGGCCTTCAGCGCCTTCATGTTCAGCCTGTACAGCTTGATGCCGCTGGTAATGAAGAAGACGAGTGCCACCTGGATCAACCTCTCTCTGCTCACAGCTCACCTATACAGTCTCCTCTGTGGCCTCTTCCTCTTTCATTACAGG TTTTCTTGCCTCTATTTGTTGTCGTTCTTCATCGTTATCTTGGGCCTGGTGGTTTATTCCTCTGCATCCACCTATGTGGTTCAGGACCCCCGAGTCTACAAGCAGTTCAGGAACACAGTCGACCATCGTACCAGTGACCCACTCCAGCCCAGTCACAGAGTCTCGGAGCCTTCAGTAGCATACAGCAGTTTGAGCCCAGAGTCGGGGGAGGAACCTACTTTATGTGTAATTTAA